The Carnobacterium divergens genome includes a window with the following:
- the hemW gene encoding radical SAM family heme chaperone HemW — protein sequence MTATYIHIPFCEHICFYCDFNKVFLEGQPVDEYVDMLLREMQLTMAQTPDEKIETIYVGGGTPTTLNEKQLDRLLTGMKKILPFQLGNEFTFEANPGDLSVEKLKVLHDHGVNRLSMGVQSFNDDLLKKIGRIHKVKDVYQSIANARQVGFENISIDLIYRLPGQTEADFKNSLVKALELELPHYSTYSLILENKTIFYNLMRQGKLPLPTEDEEANMYQMAIDLMAEKGRKQYEISNYALPGFESQHNLIYWKNEKYYGFGAGAHGYLGGHRYQNNGPIQQYLEPLRENRLPILRTQQLSIEEKIEEEMFLGLRKLEGVSIQHFFDKFQVPIFEVYQEVINSLVTDGLLEVTPDKIRLTEKGKFLGNEVFQAFLLSSPK from the coding sequence ATGACAGCAACCTATATTCATATTCCTTTTTGTGAGCATATTTGTTTTTACTGTGACTTTAATAAGGTCTTTTTAGAAGGACAACCAGTAGACGAATATGTCGATATGCTTTTAAGAGAAATGCAGTTAACAATGGCTCAAACACCAGATGAAAAAATTGAGACCATATATGTGGGTGGCGGTACACCGACCACATTGAATGAAAAGCAGTTAGATCGATTGTTAACAGGAATGAAAAAAATTCTACCTTTCCAACTAGGAAATGAATTTACTTTTGAAGCAAATCCCGGAGATTTATCCGTTGAAAAATTAAAAGTCTTACACGATCATGGCGTGAATCGTCTCAGTATGGGAGTCCAGTCTTTCAATGATGATTTGCTAAAGAAAATCGGTCGTATTCATAAAGTAAAAGATGTCTACCAATCAATTGCGAATGCGCGACAAGTGGGTTTTGAAAATATTAGCATTGATTTAATTTACCGATTGCCAGGACAAACAGAAGCGGACTTCAAGAACAGCTTAGTAAAAGCACTGGAATTAGAACTGCCCCATTACTCTACGTATTCATTGATTTTAGAAAATAAAACCATTTTTTACAATTTGATGCGACAAGGGAAATTGCCTTTGCCAACGGAAGATGAAGAGGCAAATATGTATCAAATGGCCATTGATTTAATGGCTGAAAAAGGGCGCAAGCAGTATGAAATAAGCAACTATGCTTTACCAGGATTTGAATCTCAGCATAATCTGATTTATTGGAAAAATGAAAAATATTATGGGTTTGGTGCAGGCGCTCATGGCTATTTAGGAGGGCACCGTTATCAAAACAACGGACCAATTCAACAGTATTTAGAACCCCTTAGAGAAAATCGGTTGCCTATCTTAAGAACCCAACAATTATCGATAGAAGAAAAAATTGAAGAAGAAATGTTTTTAGGGTTGAGAAAACTAGAAGGCGTTTCAATTCAACATTTTTTTGATAAATTTCAGGTGCCTATTTTTGAAGTCTATCAAGAGGTTATCAATAGCCTTGTGACAGATGGATTGCTTGAAGTTACCCCTGATAAAATTCGCTTAACAGAAAAAGGGAAATTTTTAGGAAATGAAGTTTTCCAAGCCTTTTTATTAAGTAGCCCCAAATAA